A genomic window from Camelus ferus isolate YT-003-E chromosome X, BCGSAC_Cfer_1.0, whole genome shotgun sequence includes:
- the LOC102512748 gene encoding charged multivesicular body protein 1b-2 isoform X1 produces the protein MSNMEKHLFNLKFAAKELNRNAKKCDKEEKAEKAKIKKAIQKGNTEVARIHAENAIRQKNQAINFLRMSARVDAVAARVQTAVTMGKVTKSMAGVVKSMDATLRSMNLEKISALMDKFEQQFETLDVQTQQMEDTMSSTTTLTTPQNQVDMLLQEMADEAGLDLNMELPQGQTGSVGTSVTSTEQDELSQRLARLRDQV, from the exons ATGTCGAATATGGAGA aaCACCTATTTAACTTGAAGTTTGCTGCAAAAGAACTTAATAGGAATGCCAAGAAAtgtgataaagaagaaaaagctgaaaaggccaagattaaaaag GCCATTCAGAAAGGTAATACAGAAGTTGCAAGAATACATGCTGAAAATGCAATCCGCCAGAAGAACCAAGCAATTAATTTCTTGAGAATGAGTGCTAGGGTTGATGCTGTGGCAGCCAGAGTTCAAACTGCAGTAACAATGGGCAAG GTAACCAAGTCCATGGCAGGTGTAGTTAAGTCTATGGATGCTACGTTGAGAAGTATGAACcttgaaaag atTTCTGCCCTGATGGACAAATTTGAACAGCAATTTGAAACACTGGATGTTCAAACACAACAAATGGAAGACACAATGAGTAGTACTACAACCCTAACAACACCACAA AACCAAGTGGATATGCTGCTTCAAGAAATGGCAGATGAAGCTGG ccTTGATCTCAATATGGAACTACCGCAAGGTCAGACCGGTTCTGTTGGCACAAGTGTTACTTCCACAGAACAG GATGAACTATCACAGAGACTTGCTCGTCTACGTGATCAAGTGTAA
- the LOC102512748 gene encoding charged multivesicular body protein 1b-2 isoform X3, whose protein sequence is MSNMEKHLFNLKFAAKELNRNAKKCDKEEKAEKAKIKKAIQKGNTEVARIHAENAIRQKNQAINFLRMSARVDAVAARVQTAVTMGKVTKSMAGVVKSMDATLRSMNLEKISALMDKFEQQFETLDVQTQQMEDTMSSTTTLTTPQCGARIMNICIIWELIRIAEIQTLSTDTLNQNHFNMITRTKWICCFKKWQMKLALISIWNYRKVRPVLLAQVLLPQNRMNYHRDLLVYVIKCNLKNWCFCLLHF, encoded by the exons ATGTCGAATATGGAGA aaCACCTATTTAACTTGAAGTTTGCTGCAAAAGAACTTAATAGGAATGCCAAGAAAtgtgataaagaagaaaaagctgaaaaggccaagattaaaaag GCCATTCAGAAAGGTAATACAGAAGTTGCAAGAATACATGCTGAAAATGCAATCCGCCAGAAGAACCAAGCAATTAATTTCTTGAGAATGAGTGCTAGGGTTGATGCTGTGGCAGCCAGAGTTCAAACTGCAGTAACAATGGGCAAG GTAACCAAGTCCATGGCAGGTGTAGTTAAGTCTATGGATGCTACGTTGAGAAGTATGAACcttgaaaag atTTCTGCCCTGATGGACAAATTTGAACAGCAATTTGAAACACTGGATGTTCAAACACAACAAATGGAAGACACAATGAGTAGTACTACAACCCTAACAACACCACAA TGTGGTGCAAGAATCATGAACATCTGTATCATCTGGGAGCTCATTAGGATTGCAGAAATTCAGACCCTGTCCACAGATACATTGAATCAGAATCATTTTAACATGATTACCAG AACCAAGTGGATATGCTGCTTCAAGAAATGGCAGATGAAGCTGG ccTTGATCTCAATATGGAACTACCGCAAGGTCAGACCGGTTCTGTTGGCACAAGTGTTACTTCCACAGAACAG GATGAACTATCACAGAGACTTGCTCGTCTACGTGATCAAGTGTAATTTAAAGAACTGGTGCTTTTGTTTACTtcacttctaa
- the LOC102512748 gene encoding charged multivesicular body protein 1a isoform X2 codes for MSARVDAVAARVQTAVTMGKVTKSMAGVVKSMDATLRSMNLEKISALMDKFEQQFETLDVQTQQMEDTMSSTTTLTTPQCGARIMNICIIWELIRIAEIQTLSTDTLNQNHFNMITRTKWICCFKKWQMKLALISIWNYRKVRPVLLAQVLLPQNRMNYHRDLLVYVIKCNLKNWCFCLLHF; via the exons ATGAGTGCTAGGGTTGATGCTGTGGCAGCCAGAGTTCAAACTGCAGTAACAATGGGCAAG GTAACCAAGTCCATGGCAGGTGTAGTTAAGTCTATGGATGCTACGTTGAGAAGTATGAACcttgaaaag atTTCTGCCCTGATGGACAAATTTGAACAGCAATTTGAAACACTGGATGTTCAAACACAACAAATGGAAGACACAATGAGTAGTACTACAACCCTAACAACACCACAA TGTGGTGCAAGAATCATGAACATCTGTATCATCTGGGAGCTCATTAGGATTGCAGAAATTCAGACCCTGTCCACAGATACATTGAATCAGAATCATTTTAACATGATTACCAG AACCAAGTGGATATGCTGCTTCAAGAAATGGCAGATGAAGCTGG ccTTGATCTCAATATGGAACTACCGCAAGGTCAGACCGGTTCTGTTGGCACAAGTGTTACTTCCACAGAACAG GATGAACTATCACAGAGACTTGCTCGTCTACGTGATCAAGTGTAATTTAAAGAACTGGTGCTTTTGTTTACTtcacttctaa